Proteins encoded together in one Candidatus Methylomirabilota bacterium window:
- a CDS encoding LLM class flavin-dependent oxidoreductase gives MGVPVGLNIWSRLVEDTFPYFDRTIAPFDALWMPDHVQYGSHKVAEGWTLLTWALARYPDKRCGHEVLCNSFRNPALLAKMAATAQALSGGRVILGIGAGWNEEEYRAYGWPYPPARVRIDQLAEAIELIRRLWTQAPADYHGQHYSITGAACEPRPTPVPPIMVGGSGEKFLLRVVARHADWWNYVWKGPEAYAHKQEVLKGHCRDVGRDYDAIEQVVRVGILIAENEREVERLKTSPGIRSLNDIQLVGTPAQVTEAMLGIVKQGARRLTVNFADVPRPEGTWLFASTVLPHL, from the coding sequence ATGGGGGTCCCGGTCGGCCTCAACATCTGGTCGCGCCTCGTCGAGGACACCTTCCCCTACTTCGACCGGACCATCGCGCCGTTCGACGCGCTCTGGATGCCGGACCACGTGCAGTATGGCTCCCACAAGGTGGCCGAGGGCTGGACGCTGCTCACCTGGGCGCTCGCCCGCTATCCGGACAAGCGGTGCGGCCACGAAGTGCTGTGCAACAGCTTCCGCAATCCCGCGCTGCTCGCCAAGATGGCCGCGACCGCCCAGGCCCTGTCCGGCGGCCGCGTGATCCTGGGCATCGGGGCTGGCTGGAACGAGGAGGAGTACCGCGCCTACGGCTGGCCCTACCCGCCGGCGCGCGTGCGCATCGATCAGCTCGCGGAGGCCATCGAGCTGATCCGACGCCTGTGGACCCAGGCCCCGGCCGACTACCACGGCCAGCACTACTCCATCACCGGCGCCGCCTGCGAGCCGCGCCCCACCCCGGTTCCGCCGATCATGGTCGGCGGCTCGGGGGAGAAGTTCCTGCTCCGCGTGGTCGCCCGCCACGCCGACTGGTGGAACTACGTCTGGAAGGGGCCGGAGGCCTACGCCCACAAGCAGGAGGTCCTCAAGGGGCACTGCCGCGACGTGGGCCGCGACTACGACGCGATCGAGCAGGTGGTTCGGGTGGGCATCCTCATCGCCGAGAACGAGCGCGAGGTGGAGCGGCTCAAGACGTCGCCCGGGATCCGCTCGCTGAACGACATCCAGCTGGTCGGCACGCCGGCCCAGGTGACCGAGGCGATGCTCGGAATCGTCAAGCAAGGAGCACGACGGCTCACCGTGAACTTCGCCGACGTCCCGCGCCCGGAAGGCACCTGGCTCTTCGCCTCCACCGTCCTGCCGCATCTCTAG
- a CDS encoding Uma2 family endonuclease yields MSPPEIPVRRWKRLEYERLVEGGFLGPGDPIELLGGQLIVAEPQGSRHFAAIRAAEEALRSALGPGWEVRGQGPLALDDESEPEPDLAVVPGSFRDYRAEHPSRPVLVVEVAESSLLLDREHKGSLYARARIADYWIINLVDHALEIYREPARDASAVFGWRYGSRLVPERDGSVSPLARLTARVRVADLLL; encoded by the coding sequence ATGTCGCCGCCCGAGATTCCGGTTCGTCGATGGAAGCGGCTCGAATACGAGCGCCTCGTCGAGGGCGGATTCCTCGGCCCGGGCGATCCGATCGAGCTCCTCGGCGGACAGCTCATCGTGGCGGAGCCCCAGGGCAGCCGTCACTTCGCCGCGATCCGGGCGGCGGAGGAAGCGCTCCGCTCCGCCCTGGGCCCCGGCTGGGAAGTGCGCGGCCAGGGGCCGCTCGCCCTGGACGACGAGTCGGAGCCCGAGCCGGATCTGGCGGTCGTGCCGGGAAGCTTTCGCGACTATCGCGCGGAGCACCCGTCACGCCCGGTGCTCGTCGTCGAGGTGGCCGAATCGAGCCTCCTCCTCGATCGAGAGCACAAGGGAAGCCTCTACGCGCGAGCCCGCATCGCCGACTACTGGATCATCAACCTGGTAGACCACGCGCTCGAGATCTACCGCGAGCCGGCACGCGACGCCTCCGCGGTGTTCGGTTGGCGCTACGGGTCTCGCCTCGTGCCGGAGCGCGACGGCTCGGTGTCGCCGCTCGCCCGGTTGACGGCCCGCGTGCGCGTGGCCGATCTTCTGCTCTGA
- a CDS encoding TauD/TfdA family dioxygenase, translated as MLTRPLPESAAWHGPSLPADRYLLPIPVEVLAELAAALRELRRAPVPTLLLLPEHFPLAATVTWMAEVRRRLDVGPGFVMLDRLPVDAMTRDEAVAVYWILMSLLEPPVAQEWKGTVIYDVRHDGAAYTAETRGALTPEGLEMHTDSSMGEAPPSYVTLFCLQPARDGGMSIVSSAAAAHNYFLSEHPTLLRRLYEVFYRDHQEYQAADAAPTNFRPVFAWDGALRTRFNARHIVRGYEKTGRTLDADGAEAVRRMDAFLSDPAHRLDLWLERGQIQVLNNRVIVHGRTPYQDHDDPERRRHLVRLWLRSGDRRQFRG; from the coding sequence ATGCTGACGCGCCCCCTGCCCGAGTCCGCCGCCTGGCACGGCCCGTCGCTGCCGGCCGACCGGTACCTGCTGCCGATCCCCGTCGAGGTCCTGGCCGAGCTGGCCGCCGCGCTCCGCGAGCTGCGCCGCGCGCCGGTGCCGACGCTGCTGCTGCTGCCGGAGCACTTCCCGCTCGCGGCCACCGTGACGTGGATGGCCGAGGTGCGCCGACGGCTCGACGTCGGCCCGGGTTTCGTGATGCTGGACCGGCTGCCGGTGGACGCGATGACCCGCGACGAGGCCGTCGCGGTCTACTGGATCCTCATGAGCCTGCTCGAGCCGCCGGTGGCGCAGGAGTGGAAGGGCACCGTCATCTACGACGTGCGCCACGACGGCGCGGCCTACACCGCCGAGACCCGCGGCGCGCTGACTCCCGAGGGTCTCGAGATGCACACCGACAGCAGCATGGGCGAGGCCCCCCCGAGCTACGTGACGCTCTTCTGCCTGCAGCCGGCCCGCGACGGCGGCATGAGCATCGTGTCGAGCGCGGCGGCCGCCCACAACTATTTCCTGAGCGAGCACCCCACGCTGCTGCGCCGGCTCTACGAGGTCTTCTACCGCGACCACCAGGAATACCAGGCGGCCGACGCGGCGCCGACGAACTTCCGCCCGGTGTTCGCCTGGGACGGCGCCCTGCGCACGCGCTTCAACGCCCGGCACATCGTCCGCGGCTACGAGAAGACCGGCCGCACCCTCGACGCCGACGGCGCCGAGGCGGTGCGGCGGATGGACGCCTTCCTCAGCGATCCGGCGCATCGCCTGGACCTCTGGCTCGAGCGCGGCCAGATCCAGGTGCTGAACAACCGCGTGATCGTCCACGGGCGCACGCCGTACCAGGATCACGACGACCCGGAGCGGCGACGTCACCTCGTGCGGCTGTGGCTCCGGTCTGGCGACCGGCGACAGTTCCGCGGCTAG
- a CDS encoding peptidoglycan-binding domain-containing protein, with product MIFFPLVAIVAVLTVYGFLEVGLAASARWERDLAKRMERYRANQPSVLVSRYEERLKAVRLALRERGYNAGSPEAAMGPRTAEALRSFQRRQGLPVTGRPDPSTLIALGLVQ from the coding sequence ATGATCTTCTTTCCCCTCGTGGCCATCGTCGCCGTGCTCACCGTCTACGGCTTCCTGGAGGTGGGGCTCGCCGCCAGCGCCCGCTGGGAGCGCGACCTGGCGAAGCGCATGGAGCGGTACCGCGCGAACCAGCCGTCGGTGCTGGTCAGCCGATATGAAGAGCGCTTGAAGGCGGTGCGCCTGGCCCTGCGCGAGCGCGGCTACAACGCCGGCTCCCCCGAGGCCGCGATGGGTCCGCGCACGGCGGAGGCGCTCCGCTCGTTCCAGCGACGCCAGGGCCTGCCGGTCACGGGCCGCCCCGACCCTTCGACGCTGATCGCCCTCGGCCTCGTCCAGTAG
- a CDS encoding aminotransferase class III-fold pyridoxal phosphate-dependent enzyme, with translation MEHSPARLTRSHALWERARKVMPGGVYGHQNGAVLGDGHPRFLARAERSRIWDVDGNEYVDWMCAYGPMILGYGHPAVEAAVAEQRAGGDCLPLPGPRMVELAERLVALTPRADFAVFGKNGADATSWAVDVARAHTGRPRIARVRGAYHAARPWALPHLPGVPAHYRDDLLEFGWNDLDELAGLFAAEPGHIAVVMATPFDHVTGTAPAAGFFAGVRALCDAHGALFAMDDVRAGFRFHLGGSCEHFGAAPDLICYSKAIANGHPLAAGLAREGLRAAAERIYFTGSFFFASAPFAASLATLDVLAGTDAIARIHRIGGLLTDGLAEQARRHGVPLQPVGQPAMPVIRFADDPERRRIRRWCSLVTEGGAYAHPAHNWFVSAAHSEDDVARTLEASERAFQTVASET, from the coding sequence ATGGAGCATTCGCCGGCGCGTCTGACCCGGAGTCACGCCCTGTGGGAGCGCGCCCGCAAGGTCATGCCGGGCGGCGTCTACGGCCACCAGAACGGCGCGGTGCTGGGCGACGGCCACCCGCGTTTCCTCGCCCGCGCCGAGCGGAGCCGCATCTGGGACGTGGACGGCAACGAGTACGTCGACTGGATGTGCGCTTACGGCCCGATGATCCTCGGCTACGGCCATCCCGCGGTCGAGGCCGCGGTGGCCGAGCAGCGGGCCGGCGGCGACTGTCTCCCCCTGCCCGGCCCGCGCATGGTGGAGCTGGCCGAGCGGCTCGTCGCCCTGACCCCGCGGGCGGACTTCGCGGTGTTCGGCAAGAACGGCGCCGACGCCACCAGCTGGGCCGTGGACGTGGCCCGCGCCCACACCGGCCGCCCGCGCATCGCCCGAGTGCGCGGGGCCTATCACGCCGCACGCCCGTGGGCCCTGCCCCACCTGCCCGGCGTCCCCGCCCACTACCGGGATGACCTCCTCGAGTTCGGCTGGAACGATCTCGACGAGCTGGCCGGCCTCTTCGCGGCAGAGCCCGGCCACATCGCGGTGGTGATGGCCACCCCGTTCGATCACGTCACCGGGACCGCGCCCGCGGCCGGCTTCTTCGCGGGCGTTCGCGCCCTCTGCGACGCACACGGCGCCCTCTTCGCGATGGACGACGTGCGCGCCGGCTTCCGCTTCCACCTGGGCGGCTCGTGCGAGCACTTCGGCGCGGCCCCCGATCTGATCTGCTACTCGAAGGCCATCGCCAACGGCCACCCGCTCGCCGCCGGGCTCGCCCGCGAGGGCCTGCGCGCGGCGGCCGAGCGCATCTACTTCACCGGCTCGTTCTTCTTCGCGAGCGCGCCGTTCGCGGCCAGCCTGGCCACCCTCGACGTGCTGGCGGGCACCGACGCCATCGCGCGCATCCATCGCATCGGCGGCCTGCTCACCGACGGCCTCGCCGAGCAGGCGCGCCGGCACGGGGTGCCGCTGCAGCCGGTCGGCCAGCCCGCCATGCCGGTGATCCGCTTCGCCGATGATCCCGAGCGGCGGCGCATCCGCCGGTGGTGCTCGCTCGTGACCGAGGGCGGGGCGTACGCCCATCCCGCTCACAACTGGTTCGTGTCGGCGGCCCACTCCGAGGACGACGTGGCCCGCACGCTCGAGGCGAGCGAGCGCGCGTTCCAGACGGTGGCGAGCGAGACCTAG